In the genome of Nakaseomyces glabratus chromosome K, complete sequence, the window CTTGGTCATGGCTGGCTGATCTCTACGGTAAACCTTTGCGATGTGGTATCTCTTGATGTTTTGTATGTTGTTCATGGCAACAAATCTTGCGAACGGCACGGTCAAATCGTACCTCAAGGAGCACAATTCACCACCTTGGTCTTTCAAGTCGTAGATCAACTTGGAGTCCTCACCGTACTTACCTGCGAGGATTTCGCGCAGCTCAAACACAGGTGTGTCAATGGTAACACCACCATGCTTCTTGAACAATTGAGACAAGCTGCTGAAAATAGCCTCTCTGATAACCATGTCGGTGTCAGCCCAGTCCTTAGTACCCTTTGGAGTCTTCAAAGAGACTTGTAACTTGgacttcttctccttcttagCATTCTGCTGAGGATGTGCTGGTGCTTGTTCTGCAGACATTGTGTATAATCGCGTAAATCTCTTGTAGCTATACCTAAGACCGGCTATCCTACTGAGCATATAAAAGAGCCAACTGAAATATTAAGCAATAAAAACAGCACACTATACCAATATCAATTGAGATGCAAGTGTGTATATTCAATGCAGTAAATAGCTTTCTaacaggaaaaaaaaaagctctAGATGATCCAGAATTTCCGGAATTATTTTTCTGTTGTCACGCAAGTATAACGTGAAACTGTGacaattgaagaactaTAAGCCAGATGGGAGGAATTGGCAAACCCATCCTAAGAACCTTCTGCCAACTACTATTATTCCAGGTCCCATTGAtagagctcatcgcaagagGATTTcgatgaaatttttcagcaaaaaaaaatttgcagTCATGTGATGTCTCGTCTAACACACGGTCTCATAGTTGTTTATCTCTTTCGACAAAGAAAGGTTTTGGATAAATCTTGTGAAGCACTTCGATGGGATTGCGAAAGTGTCAAGTAGTAATGAGACCTATTTCATGGAGGGGACGCATTGGGTATTGACAGCTGGGCGgttatttatttgatcttgTGGGAAGTGAAGTGTTCTGGAGATAGCAGCTGTGAGATGACCGTTGATAAGAAGTGTGTCGTTATTAGTACTGGGTCGCACCGCACCGTGGCCGGGTTTAACAATGTTGATCTTCCTCAGTGCACGATTCCATCTAGTTATGTGAGGGTGTTGCGTGATGACGATGTTAGCATGGATGATGGTGAAGAGGACGAATCGAGGTATGAGTATGTTTTCGGGTTGTTTGATATGATGGATGAGGCAGCGTTTGATGTGAACGGTAAAGGTGGACGCGAAGTGTTCACGATTGTGGATGACCACGGTATTCCGTACAATTGGAAGGCGCTGGAGAGACTGTACAGATATATATACGAGAAGGAGCTCAAGGTCGATCCTAGCGAGTTGCCCTTGGTTATAACGCTGCCATCGATGACTAACCGGGAGCTAGAGACTAAGATTGTCGAGAACTATATGGAACTCGCGTTTGAGAAATTAAAAGTGCCAGTATTGCAGATCGTTGTGGAGCCTCTGGGGATAATGCTGTCCACTGGTAAGAGTTCTTCCTTGGTGATTGATGTAGGTGCAACTGGTTGTACTGTAACTCCAATTATTGACGGTACCATCCTTAGAAATAGCATAGTCAAGTCTCGCTTTGCCGGAGACTTCCTGGATTTCCAAACACATAAGAAACTTGAAGAGTTAAAGAAGAGAGTAGCAAAGGATGACATGGAAACAGATGGCATGGAGGAAACCCCACAGAGCTCTTTACAAGTCTGGTTAAATGCCAATACATCTATCCACGAATTCAAGACCTCCATGGTGTCAGTATTTGACAAAGATCTTAAGGAAGTGGAGAAGTATTACGAGGAGCAGATGAGATTATACAGACAGCAACAAGAAAGAATGGCAGAGCAACAAAACTCTCAGACCCAGCAAATGAATCAATACACAATTCCAATGAACAACCCTAATATTAATAACCCACTCGTACAAAAGCAAAACTACCTACTACGTGTCAAGGATAACAAGACTGGAGCCATGATCAATCGTACTGTACAAGtagaaaacaaagaactTTATGAGATTGCAGAGTACTTGTTCCAGCCTAAGTTGGCATCAGAGGATTTCTCTAGCAAGGATGGTTTAGGTGAGTTAATCGGTAAGGCGATAAAGAAGAGCGGTGCCAGTGTCAATTCCAACACTGCTGGTACACAGGTCAGTGGCAGTGGCAACTCCAGCGGTGGGAACAGTGGTCCACAAACTAACGGGCCCTTGATTCCATTGAACGGATACAGTTCGATAGGGTTTGGTACATCGGCCACAGGCGCTGGGAGTGATGGATCTGCTACCAATAACATCACGCCCGAGCACGTTTACTCGCTGTTGCTAACCAATGTCATCATCACTGGTGGCACATCATTAATCGATGGTATGGAACAGAGAATAATAAGAGAGTTGTCTATACGATTCCCACAGTATAAGCTAAGCACATTTACGAACCCTGATCAGTTACAAAGATCGTTACAAGCATGGAATGGTGCTGTCTCCTTGAGCAACTTACCGAAATGGGGGTTGACACAGTGGTTCACTAAGGAGGACTTCAACAACCACAAACTAAAGAAAGATAACAACAATGTGTCCCAGTAGAAAGTACATACTACAGAGTGCAGAGATATATAGATTAGGGCAATTGTAACAGTAAACgtaaatttttaatttttattttggcTTCTAGAACTGTATACGTACAATCATGTGACGGTCAACTAGATCTTCTGTTATAGCGGTACAATAATACGAGAACCATGTGATATCAAACATCATACGGGGTAAATCAGCTACAAGGAGCAAGAGCAAACGTTACCGCTTTTGCAGATTTTTCTGTGCCTTGTATGTTAAAGACTGCTGTGCAAAGCGCGGTGTTTCGATATCGAGTATACAGTATATAGTTGCGAAGAAAGAAGTGTATCAA includes:
- the ARP7 gene encoding Arp7p (CAGL0K05335g~Ortholog(s) have DNA translocase activity) translates to MTVDKKCVVISTGSHRTVAGFNNVDLPQCTIPSSYVRVLRDDDVSMDDGEEDESRYEYVFGLFDMMDEAAFDVNGKGGREVFTIVDDHGIPYNWKALERLYRYIYEKELKVDPSELPLVITLPSMTNRELETKIVENYMELAFEKLKVPVLQIVVEPLGIMLSTGKSSSLVIDVGATGCTVTPIIDGTILRNSIVKSRFAGDFLDFQTHKKLEELKKRVAKDDMETDGMEETPQSSLQVWLNANTSIHEFKTSMVSVFDKDLKEVEKYYEEQMRLYRQQQERMAEQQNSQTQQMNQYTIPMNNPNINNPLVQKQNYLLRVKDNKTGAMINRTVQVENKELYEIAEYLFQPKLASEDFSSKDGLGELIGKAIKKSGASVNSNTAGTQVSGSGNSSGGNSGPQTNGPLIPLNGYSSIGFGTSATGAGSDGSATNNITPEHVYSLLLTNVIITGGTSLIDGMEQRIIRELSIRFPQYKLSTFTNPDQLQRSLQAWNGAVSLSNLPKWGLTQWFTKEDFNNHKLKKDNNNVSQ